Proteins encoded within one genomic window of Empedobacter falsenii:
- the yiaA gene encoding inner membrane protein YiaA, with product MKQQKVSNAFIAASWIALGSGMIGYIIGLTRAEMELNEKGYYFTVLLFGLFAVVSLQKAVRDRLEQIPVTDIYYGICWFGTIASITLLIIGLWNATILPSEKGFYAFAFLLAIFGAIAVQKNTRDNMAN from the coding sequence ATGAAACAACAAAAAGTATCTAATGCTTTTATAGCAGCTTCTTGGATTGCCTTAGGCTCGGGAATGATTGGGTATATTATCGGATTGACGCGCGCCGAAATGGAATTGAACGAGAAAGGTTATTACTTTACCGTTCTTTTATTTGGACTTTTCGCCGTAGTATCTTTGCAAAAAGCAGTTCGAGACCGATTGGAACAAATCCCTGTAACTGATATTTATTACGGAATTTGTTGGTTTGGAACTATTGCTTCAATCACACTTTTAATTATAGGTCTTTGGAATGCAACAATCCTACCTTCGGAGAAAGGTTTCTATGCATTTGCTTTTTTATTGGCAATTTTTGGAGCTATTGCTGTACAAAAAAATACAAGGGACAACATGGCTAATTAA
- a CDS encoding GNAT family N-acetyltransferase — MKHLPTLETERLIIRPITMDDLQDFYEMDSQPEVHTFLKNQPIKTIDETREIIENLLIQYQELGHGRLAVVEKESEKMIGWTGFKYMTEKEAMNNRFDFLDFGYRYRKETWGKGYATEAAKACMDFYRENMTDFKLNAITHTENAASRNVLEKIGFEVTETFHLDMWDLDCFWYELKK; from the coding sequence ATGAAACATTTACCAACATTAGAAACGGAGCGTTTAATCATACGTCCAATTACGATGGATGATTTGCAAGATTTTTATGAGATGGATTCGCAACCAGAAGTACATACATTTCTGAAAAATCAACCAATTAAAACGATTGATGAAACAAGAGAAATCATCGAAAATTTATTGATTCAATACCAAGAACTTGGACATGGACGATTAGCTGTTGTGGAGAAAGAATCGGAAAAAATGATTGGTTGGACTGGTTTTAAGTACATGACCGAAAAAGAAGCGATGAATAATCGATTTGATTTCTTAGATTTTGGTTATCGTTACCGAAAAGAAACTTGGGGAAAAGGTTATGCGACAGAAGCTGCGAAAGCTTGTATGGATTTTTATCGTGAAAATATGACTGATTTTAAACTAAATGCCATAACACATACAGAAAATGCAGCATCAAGAAATGTTTTAGAAAAAATAGGTTTCGAAGTCACTGAAACTTTTCATCTAGATATGTGGGATTTGGATTGCTTTTGGTATGAATTGAAGAAATAA
- the metE gene encoding 5-methyltetrahydropteroyltriglutamate--homocysteine S-methyltransferase, whose protein sequence is MQTQILGYPRIGANRELKKACENYWAGKIELQALLQTSRTITKQNWALQQAAGIDLIPCNDFSFYDQVLDFTLSVGAIPARFNTVALNKKNTELDLYFAMARGFQKDNLDITAMEMTKWFDTNYHYIVPEFVKNQEFKYFSNSIVNEFIAAKKEGFNPKTVLIGPITYLLLGKEKEEGFDRIDLIQNLLPVYFEIIQDLINHGANTIQFDEPFLALDLDEKSKTAYREVYKKIRKEFPQLTIQVATYFDGLKDNTALAINLPIDILHLDLVRDENQLDEILNQFPSQLKLSLGLVDGRNIWKNDFQKSLSTIEKVVNKIGEKRVIISTSCSLLHSPCDLDLETNEKNLPTTIKDWFAFAKQKLEEVAFLKNYFSNPNDEKLIQQYEANQFSINNRKNSQLIHQTQVKERVNAIKDEDYNRANSFEQRKIVQQNVLNLPPFPTTTIGSFPQTQEVRSWRAKYKKGELSAEEYDVLLKQETKRTIEWQEEIGIDVLVHGEYERNDMVEYFGEKIAGFVFSKNGWVQSYGTRCVKPPIIFGDVYRPVPMTVYWSKYAQSITEQKVKGMLTGPVTILQWSFVRDDQPRSTTCKQIALAIRDEVSDLEKAGIKIIQIDEPAIREGLPLRKDEWQNYLKWAVDSFKLASSNVDDSTQIHTHMCYSEFNDIIQNIADLDADVITIECSRSQMELLNAFSDFNYPNDIGPGVYDIHSPRVPSKEEMVDLIEKAAKVIPADQLWVNPDCGLKTRHWEETEKALIEMVAATKELRKIYTPKAI, encoded by the coding sequence ATGCAAACACAAATTTTAGGTTATCCAAGAATTGGCGCTAACCGTGAACTAAAAAAAGCCTGCGAAAATTATTGGGCAGGTAAAATTGAACTACAAGCTTTATTGCAAACAAGCCGTACAATTACCAAACAAAATTGGGCGCTGCAACAAGCTGCTGGTATAGATTTAATTCCGTGTAACGACTTTTCTTTTTATGATCAAGTTTTAGATTTTACGTTATCAGTTGGTGCAATTCCAGCGCGTTTCAATACGGTTGCGCTAAATAAAAAGAACACCGAATTAGACTTGTATTTTGCGATGGCAAGAGGCTTTCAAAAAGATAATTTAGATATTACAGCGATGGAAATGACAAAATGGTTTGATACCAATTACCATTATATCGTTCCAGAATTTGTAAAAAATCAAGAATTTAAATATTTCTCAAATTCTATCGTAAACGAATTTATCGCTGCAAAAAAAGAAGGTTTTAATCCAAAAACAGTTTTAATTGGACCAATTACTTATTTATTATTAGGAAAAGAAAAAGAAGAAGGATTTGATCGAATTGATTTAATTCAGAATTTATTGCCAGTTTACTTTGAAATTATTCAAGATTTAATCAATCATGGAGCAAATACAATTCAGTTCGACGAACCTTTTTTAGCTTTAGATTTAGATGAAAAATCGAAAACGGCTTATCGAGAAGTTTACAAAAAAATAAGAAAAGAATTTCCTCAACTTACAATTCAGGTCGCAACTTATTTTGATGGATTGAAAGATAATACAGCTTTAGCAATCAATTTACCAATTGATATTTTGCATCTTGATTTGGTTCGAGACGAAAATCAACTTGATGAAATATTGAATCAATTTCCTTCTCAATTAAAACTTTCTTTAGGTTTAGTTGATGGTCGAAATATTTGGAAAAATGATTTTCAAAAATCACTTTCAACCATAGAAAAAGTTGTGAACAAAATTGGAGAAAAACGTGTTATTATTTCAACCTCTTGTTCATTATTACATTCGCCTTGTGATTTAGATTTAGAAACAAATGAAAAAAATCTTCCAACAACAATCAAAGATTGGTTTGCATTTGCGAAGCAAAAATTGGAAGAAGTTGCTTTCTTAAAAAATTATTTTTCAAACCCGAATGACGAAAAATTGATTCAACAATATGAAGCGAATCAATTCTCTATCAATAATAGAAAAAATTCTCAATTAATTCATCAAACTCAAGTTAAAGAACGAGTAAATGCTATAAAAGATGAAGATTATAATCGTGCAAATAGTTTTGAACAGCGAAAAATTGTGCAACAAAATGTGCTGAATCTTCCACCTTTTCCTACGACGACAATTGGCTCTTTTCCACAAACACAAGAGGTGAGAAGTTGGCGTGCGAAGTATAAAAAAGGAGAATTATCTGCCGAAGAATATGATGTTTTATTGAAACAAGAAACCAAGCGTACAATAGAATGGCAAGAGGAAATTGGCATTGATGTTTTGGTGCATGGTGAATATGAACGCAATGATATGGTGGAATATTTTGGTGAAAAAATAGCAGGATTTGTCTTCTCTAAAAATGGTTGGGTTCAGAGTTATGGAACGCGTTGTGTAAAACCGCCGATTATTTTTGGTGATGTTTATCGCCCTGTTCCAATGACGGTTTATTGGTCGAAATATGCACAATCTATCACAGAACAAAAAGTAAAAGGAATGTTGACAGGACCGGTTACGATTTTGCAATGGTCTTTTGTTCGAGATGATCAACCAAGATCTACGACGTGTAAACAAATTGCATTGGCGATTCGTGATGAAGTTTCGGATTTAGAAAAAGCTGGAATTAAAATTATTCAGATTGATGAACCTGCAATTCGAGAAGGTTTACCATTGAGAAAAGATGAATGGCAAAATTATTTGAAATGGGCGGTTGATTCGTTCAAATTAGCTTCAAGTAATGTTGATGATTCTACTCAAATTCATACGCATATGTGTTATTCAGAATTCAACGATATTATTCAAAATATTGCTGATTTAGATGCGGATGTTATTACAATTGAATGTTCACGTAGTCAAATGGAATTGTTAAATGCTTTTTCAGATTTTAATTATCCAAATGATATCGGACCTGGAGTTTATGATATTCACTCGCCTCGCGTTCCGTCGAAAGAAGAAATGGTTGATTTGATAGAGAAAGCGGCAAAAGTTATTCCGGCAGATCAATTATGGGTGAATCCTGATTGTGGACTAAAAACGCGTCATTGGGAAGAAACCGAAAAAGCATTAATCGAAATGGTTGCGGCGACAAAAGAATTAAGAAAAATATATACGCCAAAAGCGATTTAA
- the leuS gene encoding leucine--tRNA ligase, giving the protein MQYNPNEIEPKWQKFWIEDKTFKAENQSEKPKFYVLDMFPYPSGAGLHVGHPLGYIASDIYSRYKKLKGFNVLHPMGYDSFGLPAEQYAIQTGQHPAITTTTNIEGGVDKQGNVIAGYENQMKKIGLGYDWDREIRTSEPEYYKWTQWIFNQLFDSYYDNSTDKAESISKLVETFKTEGNASVNAVADDDIEIFTADQWNAYSEKEQQTILLKYRLTFLAEAEVNWCPDLGTVLANDEVINGLSERGGFPVVRKKMTQWMMRITAYADRLLTGLDKLDWPDPIKESQKNWIGKSQGASIFFDVVGNDEKIEVFTTRPDTVFGVSYVTLAPEHPLVSQITTAENKAKVDAYVDYTSKRSERDRLADAKNITGEFTGAYAIHPFTGKQIPIWIGDYVLASYGTGAVMAVPAGDERDFAFANHFNLPIINIFKNQDISEAAFTEKGRFELQDSDFLNGLDYKQAVAKAIEALEEKSFGQGKTNFRLREAVFSRQRYWGEPVPVYFKDGMPYTIPTEALPIILPEVDEYLPTSEGEPPLGRATKWAFDTTTNQVVDNTLINNETIFPIELNTMPGWAGSSWYWLRYMDAKNDNDFVSKEAVDYWQNVDLYMGGSEHATGHLLYSRFWQKFLFDKGLVPTDEYAKKLINQGMILGMTAYAYRINGTNTFVSKSLKDQHETTPIRIDVKLLKDGGDELDTEKFKTWREDFANAEFILEDGKYITGREVEKMSKSYYNVLNPDDICNQYGADSLRLYEMFLGPVEQSKPWNTQGLSGVYSFLKKFWRLYHSGTEETFFVSEDEPTKEEMKVLHQTIKKVDEDVNNFSFNTSVSTFMIAANELGKLKTTKRAILEPLAIIISPYAPHIAEELWSKLGHETSIAHADFPVFEEKWLIADAKEYPVSFNGKMKFLLELPLSLSKEEIQEIVMNDERTIKQLGDRTPKNIIIVPGKIINIVG; this is encoded by the coding sequence ATGCAATATAATCCGAATGAAATCGAACCAAAATGGCAAAAATTTTGGATTGAAGACAAGACGTTCAAAGCTGAAAATCAATCAGAAAAACCTAAATTTTACGTATTAGACATGTTTCCTTACCCTTCTGGAGCAGGATTACACGTAGGTCATCCACTTGGATACATTGCGTCTGATATTTATTCTCGATACAAAAAATTAAAGGGTTTCAACGTTTTACACCCAATGGGTTACGATTCTTTTGGTTTGCCTGCGGAACAATATGCGATTCAAACTGGTCAACATCCTGCGATTACAACAACAACGAATATCGAAGGTGGTGTTGATAAACAAGGAAATGTAATTGCTGGTTACGAGAACCAAATGAAAAAAATTGGTTTGGGATACGATTGGGACCGTGAAATTAGGACTTCGGAACCTGAATATTATAAATGGACACAATGGATTTTCAATCAATTATTTGATTCATATTATGATAATTCAACCGATAAAGCTGAATCCATTTCAAAATTAGTTGAAACATTCAAAACTGAGGGTAATGCAAGTGTAAATGCTGTGGCAGATGATGATATCGAAATCTTTACCGCAGATCAATGGAATGCCTATTCTGAAAAAGAACAACAAACAATTTTATTAAAATATCGTTTAACTTTCTTAGCAGAAGCAGAAGTAAACTGGTGTCCAGATTTAGGAACTGTTTTAGCGAATGACGAAGTAATTAACGGATTATCTGAACGTGGAGGATTCCCTGTTGTGCGCAAAAAAATGACACAATGGATGATGCGTATCACGGCTTACGCTGATCGTTTGTTAACTGGTTTAGATAAATTAGATTGGCCAGATCCGATCAAAGAATCTCAAAAAAATTGGATTGGTAAATCTCAAGGTGCATCAATCTTTTTTGATGTTGTAGGAAACGATGAAAAAATTGAAGTTTTCACTACTCGTCCTGATACTGTTTTTGGTGTTTCTTATGTAACATTAGCACCAGAACATCCTTTAGTTTCTCAAATTACAACTGCAGAAAACAAAGCAAAAGTTGATGCTTATGTCGATTATACTTCAAAACGTTCTGAACGTGATCGTTTAGCAGATGCTAAAAATATTACAGGAGAATTTACAGGAGCTTACGCCATTCATCCATTTACAGGAAAACAAATTCCGATTTGGATTGGTGATTACGTATTGGCTTCTTATGGAACTGGAGCTGTAATGGCTGTTCCTGCTGGTGATGAACGTGATTTTGCTTTTGCAAATCATTTCAATTTACCAATTATTAATATTTTCAAAAATCAAGATATTTCTGAAGCTGCTTTTACAGAAAAAGGTAGATTCGAATTACAAGATTCTGATTTCTTAAACGGATTAGATTATAAACAAGCGGTTGCAAAAGCGATTGAAGCTTTAGAAGAAAAAAGTTTTGGACAAGGAAAAACAAACTTCCGTTTACGCGAAGCTGTTTTCTCTCGTCAAAGATATTGGGGAGAACCGGTTCCTGTTTACTTCAAGGACGGGATGCCTTACACAATTCCTACAGAAGCTTTACCAATTATTTTACCTGAAGTGGACGAATATTTACCAACATCTGAAGGTGAGCCACCATTAGGGCGTGCAACAAAATGGGCTTTTGATACAACAACTAATCAAGTTGTAGATAATACTTTAATCAATAACGAAACTATTTTCCCAATAGAACTAAATACAATGCCAGGTTGGGCAGGTTCTTCTTGGTATTGGTTACGTTATATGGATGCAAAAAACGACAACGATTTTGTATCTAAAGAGGCTGTTGATTATTGGCAAAATGTAGATTTATACATGGGTGGATCTGAGCATGCTACTGGTCACTTATTATATTCTCGTTTTTGGCAAAAATTCTTATTCGATAAAGGTTTAGTTCCAACGGATGAGTATGCAAAAAAACTTATCAACCAAGGAATGATTTTGGGAATGACCGCTTATGCATATAGAATTAATGGAACAAATACTTTTGTTTCTAAATCTTTGAAAGATCAACATGAAACAACACCAATCCGTATTGATGTTAAGTTGTTAAAAGATGGAGGCGACGAATTAGATACAGAAAAATTCAAAACTTGGAGAGAAGATTTTGCTAATGCAGAATTTATCTTAGAAGATGGGAAATACATCACAGGACGTGAGGTTGAAAAGATGTCAAAATCTTACTACAATGTCTTAAATCCTGATGATATTTGTAATCAATATGGAGCAGATTCTTTACGTTTATACGAAATGTTTTTAGGTCCTGTTGAACAGTCTAAACCATGGAATACACAAGGTTTATCTGGAGTTTATTCATTCTTGAAAAAATTCTGGAGATTATATCATTCAGGAACAGAAGAAACATTTTTTGTTTCGGAAGATGAACCAACAAAAGAAGAAATGAAAGTGTTGCATCAAACCATCAAAAAAGTGGACGAAGATGTAAACAATTTCTCTTTTAATACATCGGTTTCTACTTTTATGATTGCTGCAAACGAATTAGGAAAATTAAAAACAACTAAACGTGCAATTTTAGAGCCTTTGGCTATTATTATTTCTCCTTATGCACCGCATATTGCAGAAGAATTGTGGTCAAAATTAGGACATGAAACGTCAATTGCACATGCAGATTTCCCTGTTTTCGAAGAAAAATGGTTGATTGCAGATGCTAAAGAATATCCAGTTTCATTCAATGGTAAAATGAAATTTTTGTTAGAATTACCTTTGTCGTTATCGAAAGAAGAAATTCAAGAAATTGTAATGAACGACGAACGTACAATCAAACAATTGGGTGATCGTACTCCAAAAAACATTATTATTGTTCCTGGAAAAATCATTAATATCGTTGGATAA